ATGAATTCCAAACTCTGCCCGTAGATGTTGAAAGATTGCCCGGCGTACCTCGGCATTCTGCTCGCCAAGCAGTGTGGTTATTTCTTTAATCTTCTCGGGATTCATTTCTCGGCCTCCCTGCGGGTTTTATCTGGTAATTCTCAACCTCGGTGCGACTGACCAAGATCCGGCCAGCGACTTCGTAGCCGCGCAATTTTCCTTCTTTCACGAGCTTCGCGATTGCCTGCCGGGACACCCCTCGCAAACGGGACGCCTCGGCTTGGCTGACTAGATCGGACAAAAAATCGGTTGACACTGTGAACCCTTTTCTCTAAGCTTCCACATCATGCGAACACTAGGCGCGCGGAGCATCCAGATGCAA
The DNA window shown above is from Candidatus Thiodictyon syntrophicum and carries:
- a CDS encoding helix-turn-helix domain-containing protein, with translation MSTDFLSDLVSQAEASRLRGVSRQAIAKLVKEGKLRGYEVAGRILVSRTEVENYQIKPAGRPRNESRED